The proteins below come from a single Aegilops tauschii subsp. strangulata cultivar AL8/78 chromosome 6, Aet v6.0, whole genome shotgun sequence genomic window:
- the LOC109741038 gene encoding uncharacterized protein gives MAFVGMDPVFAAAESARVANQDPASEVSPDELDSDGDCSGGDGGSSGPPGTPAITSRLSLLKLGSVISKFSDFKKQLVREIGFDGLLHIKSWQKINLKYSAYLMDRVHVDNSVINLEGQGMLELTDESVHSVFAIPRGELAIGPEGVEPSEACIEYTRFAASINDKGTHSLKAAEAYLMRDIAANSRKIDMDCFKIAFVIFVIGHVLAPSAKHDYVTIDFWAALSDVDKIRTWNWCSYILKHLFNAVRKFKSDVIKRNPTIHIVGCHLFLQVFVLDSLELGQLNKPRGMYPRIALFEHESMKKMIDITSVNMGGGEISFHGASVKAEQNISKGIVCASTELANENIPRHSNTTKRVQMPSAPILRATYNKIGPQDFSNHIRTNYPSISDEKLGILLREHNARGLANISEMRRSFQSSMFTFADKLINCIAENCSCCKANGRKQCILKSENQNSCTNLANTPMQEKIDNSFVTPVCNKVSPRLAGQLPNDGSSSANSSIARNRGVVFSPAIQTESSKKVCLRLDDPLQAVSHSAVDTVNNSSLSGKQDTRREVANTIYSFFDDLTASIVMYYVEQRPSSGYVTFGTTNDTAPAKIQITKCNITRDPWAIGSVPMPPAVPVLRAIKDWLAVSSTFVLERKWIMHPKPRLILLDGIEIQQQLSGKEQLSHEMCAVIFRRLSQMDKTYSKDTLTMFWRKFLEPDFGTAVLSNADPLTIQSIRATFTEENEFFSPASSRMWHIPALLPDGWAVYAFDMAKRRILVLDPAVGPFGFSNRRINMHTYVSDLLHAALFRCIQSLYDSWHCSSGEWTRAFPVIMLENIEKEDYGVCASFFARNYDGDKL, from the exons ATGGCTTTTGTGGGGATGGATCCCGTTTTCGCCGCCGCTGAATCCGCTAGAGTGGCGAACCAAGATCCAGCGAGCGAGGTTTCGCCAGATGAGTTGGACAGCGATGGCGATTGTTCTGGTGGTGATGGTGGATCCAGCGGTCCACCAGGAACACCAGCAATTACGTCTAGATTATCTTTACTCAAGCTAGGTTCTGTTATTAGCAAATTTTCAGATTTCAAGAAACAACTAGTCAGAGAAATAGGATTCGACGGGTTGCTTCATATTAAGTCATGGCAAAAGATAAATCTTAAGTACAGCGCTTACCTCATGGATAGAGTACATGTTGACAACAGCGTGATCAACCTGGAAGGCCAGGGCATGCTTGAGCTTACAGATGAGTCAGTTCACTCTGTTTTTGCAATACCACGCGGTGAGCTAGCAATTGGTCCAGAAGGTGTCGAACCGTCTGAAGCTTGCATTGAGTATACACGTTTCGCAGCTAGCATCAATGACAAAGGCACACACAGCTTGAAGGCAGCAGAGGCATACCTGATGCGGGACATCGCCGCCAACTCTAGAAAAATTGACATGGATTGTTTCAAAATTGCATTCGTCATCTTCGTAATTGGCCATGTTCTTGCTCCATCAGCCAAACATGATTACGTAACAATAGATTTCTGGGCTGCCTTGAGTGATGTTGACAAAATCCGAACATGGAACTGGTGTAGCTACATTTTGAAACATCTGTTCAATGCTGTAAGGAAATTCAAGTCAGATGTCATTAAACGAAATCCAACAATCCACATTGTCGGCTGCCATCTGTTCCTACAG GTGTTTGTGCTTGACAGCCTCGAGCTTGGCCAACTGAACAAACCACGCGGAATGTACCCAAGGATAGCGCTTTTTGAGCACGAGTCGATGAAGAAGATGATTGATATCACATCAGTAAACATGGGTGGAGGAGAAATATCATTTCACGGGGCATCG GTCAAGGCTGAACAAAACATCAGCAAAGGTATTGTCTGCGCATCAACCGAGCTTGCAAATGAAAACATTCCGAGGCATTCTAATACGACGAAACGAGTCCAGATGCCATCTGCGCCTATTTTAAGAGCTACTTACAATAAAATTGGTCCACAAGATTTTTCAAACCACATACGTACAAACTATCCATCAATA TCCGATGAGAAGCTCGGGATACTTCTCCGTGAGCACAATGCTCGAGGTCTGGCAAACATTTCAGAGATGAGGCGGTCTTTCCAGTCATCAATGTTCACATTTGCGGACAAGCTCATCAACTGCATCGCTGAGAATTGTTCTTGTTGCAAGGCCAACGGACGTAAACAATGCATCCTGAAGAGTGAAAATCAAAACAGTTGCACCAACTTGGCCAACACTCCTATGCAAGAAAAAATAGACAATTCGTTTGTTACCCCTGTTTGCAACAAGGTTTCTCCCAGGCTGGCTGGACAACTCCCAAACGACG GTAGCTCGTCGGCCAATAGCTCCATTGCAAGGAATAGGGGAGTTGTGTTCAGCCCGGCCATCCAGACGGAATCATCAAAAAAGGTGTGTCTTCGGCTGGACGACCCACTCCAAGCAGTTTCCCATTCAGCAGTAGATACTGTCAACAACTCATCTCTGTCTGGGAAGCAAGACACTCGCCGAGAGGTTGCCAATACGATTTATTCATTCTTTGATGACCTGACTGCTAGCATAGTCATGTACTATGTCGAGCAACGACCGAGCTCTGGATATGTTACATTCGGAACTACAAACGACACCGCGCCAGCCAAAATTCAGATAACAAAGTGCAACATCACCCGCGACCCATGGGCAATCGGTTCAGTTCCGATGCCACCGGCAGTCCCAGTCCTTAGAGCCATAAAAGATTGGTTGGCTGTGTCATCCACGTTCGTCCTTGAAAG GAAATGGATTATGCATCCAAAACCAAGACTCATACTGCTCGACGGCATTGAAATCCAACAACAACTATCAGGAAAAGAACAGCTTAGTCATGAGATGTGTGCTGTTATTTTTAGGAGGCTTTCACAAATGGACAAGACCTATTCGAAGGACACTTTGACTATGTTTTGGAGGAAGTTTCTTGAGCCTGATTTCGGC ACTGCAGTTTTATCCAATGCCGATCCATTGACCATTCAGTCGATCCGTGCAACATTTACAGAAGAAAACGAGTTTTTTAGCCCAGCCTCTAGTCGGATG TGGCATATACCTGCACTCCTACCGGACGGATGGGCCGTCTACGCATTCGACATGGCCAAGCGAAGGATTTTAGTACTAGACCCGGCCGTCGGCCCATTTGGTTTTAGCAATAGAAGGATCAACATGCACACATATGTGTCTGACCTGCTTCACGCTGCACTCTTCAGATGCATCCAATCTTTATATGATTCCTGGCACTGCAGTTCCGGAGAATGGACCCGTGCATTTCCTGTGATCATGTTAGAGAACATTGAAAA GGAAGACTATGGCGTGTGTGCTTCGTTTTTTGCCAGGAATTATGATGGTGACAAACTCTAG
- the LOC109741162 gene encoding FBD-associated F-box protein At5g60610-like, whose protein sequence is MGAIVENFMDWLPTGGNAVAIAASLSAAVDYEGEDRISALPDDLLRNIVSRLPVKDAARTAAIASQWRHLWRSTPLVLSDVGLLPSVVARVLADHPGPFQAIHIARCRFASHERELAEWPRLLAAKGIQDLVLVNDVIGTQFITDTVLLPADIFRCASLQRLFLGFFRFPDTAGLSRGPDILPHLRELSMFTTVINNWDLDYMLACCPVLEKLAFVLSNSPDLIHLRSKSLQCVLLWFFTAEEVAVVDAPLLKRLFLVDLAGSPQQPRDDSTTMINIACAPSLRALGFLETRTHRLHIGDNAIKPGILPTPSTMLPGVKKLAVKVNFGVSKEAKMLVAFLRCFPNVDTLHIESLTEPTGRKHAKFWRELSTVECIESHVKKMVIHEYRGDQSELRFLKFISRRAEVLQTLYVLLNRESLTSVAKVRKMTRRLVALSRLAWSDDCQIMVLGPELQNDWSFQKASDLTVDDPFHW, encoded by the exons ATGGGCGCCATCGTCGAGAATTTCATGGACTGGCTCCCCACCGGTGGAAATGCCGTGGCAatcgccgcctccctctccgccgccgttGACTACGAGGGCGAGGACCGCATCAGCGCCCTCCCCGACGACCTCCTCCGCAACATCGTCTCTCGCCTCCCCGTCAAGGACGCCGCCCGAACCGCCGCCATCGCCTCTCAGTGGCGCCACCTCTGGCGCTCCACCCCGCTCGTCCTCAGCGACGTCGGCCTACTTCCCTCTGTGGTCGCCCGCGTCCTCGCAGACCACCCGGGCCCCTTCCAGGCCATCCACATCGCCCGTTGTAGGTTCGCGTCCCACGAGCGTGAGCTCGCAGAGTGGCCGCGCCTCCTCGCCGCCAAGGGCATCCAGGACCTCGTCCTCGTCAACGACGTCATCGGCACCCAGTTCATCACCGACACCGTGCTCCTCCCAGCGGACATTTTCCGCTGCGCCTCACTCCAGCGCCTCTTCCTGGGCTTCTTCAGGTTTCCGGACACCGCTGGTCTCTCGCGCGGACCCGACATCCTGCCCCATCTTCGGGAGCTCAGCATGTTCACGACAGTCATCAACAACTGGGACCTCGACTACATGCTCGCTTGCTGCCCGGTCCTGGAGAAGCTCGCGTTCGTACTCAGCAATTCGCCCGATCTCATCCACCTCCGCAGCAAAAGCCTCCAGTGTGTGCTCCTCTGGTTTTTCACGGCGGAGGAGGTCGCCGTGGTGGACGCCCCGCTCCTGAAGCGGCTCTTCTTGGTGGATCTCGCGGGCTCTCCTCAGCAGCCCCGTGACGACAGTACTACGATGATCAACATTGCTTGTGCGCCCAGCCTGCGGGCGCTAGGCTTCTTGGAGACAAGAACTCACCGGCTGCATATCGGCGACAATGCCATCAAG CCTGGCATACTGCCGACCCCAAGCACAATGCTTCCGGGCGTTAAGAAATTGGCCGTTAAGGTTAATTTTGGTGTCTCAAAGGAGGCCAAGATGCTGGTGGCCTTCCTCAGATGCTTTCCCAACGTTGACACGCTGCACATTGAG TCTTTAACTGAACCCACCGGAAGAAAACATGCCAAGTTCTGGCGGGAGCTCTCCACTGTTGAATGCATCGAGTCCCACGTCAAGAAGATGGTTATCCATGAATATAGAGGGGATCAAAGTGAACTTCGATTCCTTAAGTTCATTTCCAGGAGAGCGGAAGTGCTACAAACTTTGTATGTTCTGCTAAACAGAGAGAGTCTTACTTCGGTGGCCAAGGTGAGAAAGATGACACGCAGATTGGTGGCTCTCTCGCGTCTAGCATGGAGCGATGACTGTCAGATAATGGTGCTAGGCCCTGAACTTCAGAATGATTGGAGCTTCCAGAAAGCATCCGATCTTACTGTCGACGACCCGTTTCACTGGTGA